The Syngnathus scovelli strain Florida chromosome 18, RoL_Ssco_1.2, whole genome shotgun sequence genome contains a region encoding:
- the LOC125986034 gene encoding ATP-binding cassette sub-family F member 2 has protein sequence MPSDLAKKKAAKKKEAAKARQRTKKPDEINGEGEQVDDQPNGAVGNGVDALTKELDEFELAKTEARAVTGVLASHPNSTDVHISSLSLTFHGQELLADTSLELNSGRRYGLIGLNGTGKSMLLSAIGHREIPIPEHIDIYHLTREMAPSEKTALHCVMEVDEQRIMLEKEAERLAHEDSECEKLMELYERLEELDADKAEVRASRILHGLGFSAAMQQKKLKDFSGGWRMRVALARALFIKPFMLLLDEPTNHLDLDACVWLEEELKSFKRILVLISHSQDFLNGVCTNIIHLHQRKLKYYTGNYDQYVKTREELEENQMKRFNWEQDQIAHMKNYIARFGHGSAKLARQAQSKEKTLQKMVASGLTEKVVNDKTLSFYFPPCGKIPPPVIMVQNVSFKYSDNTPHIYKNLEFGIDLDTRVALVGPNGAGKSTLLKLLMGELLPTDGMIRKHSHVKIGRYHQHLTEQLELDLSPLEYMMKCFPEIKEKEEMRKIIGRYGLTGKQQVSPIRNLSDGQKCRVCFAWLAWQNPHMLFLDEPTNHLDIETIDALADAINDYDGGVMLVSHDFRLIQQVAQEIWVCEKQTITKWKRDILAYKEHLKTKIEKQQAHDI, from the exons ATGCCTTCGGATTTAGCCAAAAAGAAGGCGGCAAAGAAGAAGGAGGCCGCCAAGGCTCGGCAGCGCACCAAGAAACCTGACGAGATCAACGGCGAAGGGGAGCAAGTGGATGACCAGCCCAACGGTGCCGTCGGTAATG GCGTGGACGCTTTGACCAAAGAGTTGGACGAGTTTGAGCTGGCCAAGACGGAGGCGCGTGCCGTGACGGGCGTGCTGGCCTCGCACCCAAATAGCACCGACGTgcacatcagcagcctgtcgctCACCTTCCACGGCCAGGAGCTGCTGGCGGACACCAGCCTGGAGCTCAACTCGGGCCGGCGCTACGGCCTCATCGGTCTCAATGGCACAG GGAAGTCCATGCTGCTGTCAGCCATCGGCCATCGGGAGATCCCCATTCCAGAGCACATCGATATCTACCACTTGACCAGGGAGATGGCTCCCAGCGAGAAGACGGCGCTGCATTGCGTCATGGAAGTGGACGAGCAGAGGATCATGCTGGAGAAGGAGGCAGAGCGGCTGGCGCACGAAGACT CTGAGTGCGAGAAGTTGATGGAGCTGTACGAGCGTCTGGAGGAGCTGGACGCCGACAAGGCGGAAGTGCGAGCCTCGCGGATTCTCCACGGTTTGGGCTTCAGTGCCGCCATGCAGCAGAAGAAACTGAAGGACTTCAGCGGAGGCTGGAGGATGCGCGTCGCCCTTGCCAG AGCCCTCTTCATCAAACCTTTCATGTTGCTGCTGGACGAGCCCACCAACCACTTGGACCTGGACGCTTGTGTGTGGTTGGAGGAGGAGCTCAAATC CTTCAAACGCATCCTGGTGCTCATCTCGCACTCGCAAGACTTCCTGAACGGCGTGTGCACCAACATCATCCACCTGCATCAGAGGAAACTAAAGTACTACACG GGTAACTATGACCAGTACGTGAAGACCagagaggagctggaggagaacCAGATGAAGCGCTTCAACTGGGAGCAAGACCAGATTGCTCACATGAAG AACTACATCGCCCGGTTCGGTCACGGCTCGGCCAAGCTGGCCCGACAGGCGCAGAGCAAAGAGAAGACGCTGCAGAAGATGGTGGCCTCGGGCCTGACTGAAAAAGTCGTCAATGACAAG ACGctgtcattttattttcctcCCTGTGGGAAGATCCCTCCTCCTGTTATCATGGTTCAGAACGTGAGCTTCAAGTACAGTGACAACACG CCGCACATATACAAGAACTTGGAATTCGGTATCGACTTGGACACCCGCGTGGCGCTGGTGGGGCCCAACGGTGCCGGCAAGTCCACTCTGCTCAAGCTGCTCATGGGAGAG CTGCTACCCACAGACGGCATGATCCGCAAACATTCACACGTCAAGATTGGCAGGTATCACCAG CACCTGACCGAGCAACTGGAACTGGACCTGTCGCCCTTGGAGTATATGATGAAGTGTTTCCCCGAGAtcaaggagaaggaggagatgAGGAAGATCATCGGCCGCTATGGGCTGACGGGGAAGCAGCAG GTGAGCCCCATCCGCAACCTGTCGGACGGGCAGAAGTGCCGCGTGTGCTTCGCCTGGCTGGCCTGGCAGAACCCGCACATGCTCTTCCTGGACGAGCCCACCAATCACCTGGACATCGAGACCATCGACGCACTGGCCGATGCCATCAATGACTATGATGGCGGCGTCATGCTCGTCAGCCACGACTTCAGGCTCATCCAGCAG GTGGCCCAGGAAATCTGGGTGTGTGAGAAGCAGACCATCACCAAGTGGAAGCGCGACATCCTGGCGTACAAGGAGCATTTGAAAACCAAGATCGAAAAGCAGCAAGCGCATGACATTTAA